Proteins from a genomic interval of Granulicella sp. L56:
- the tolB gene encoding Tol-Pal system beta propeller repeat protein TolB, whose protein sequence is MLTPDRTSNRRSVRLPIWLAAMSVLLLSVSALHAQDWFKTETSSGASSIRIAVADFKPLSTDPQTSPFKHTFDTTLYNDLANAGIFDVVSKSLQPQSTPGAPAEISLAQWSAAPSSAAMVAFGGFSVQNGRIICNGYLFDAKNTQYPQVLAKQYNEAASEDSARQVAHRFADEIIFRLGGGTPGIAETKIYYVKIGGGNKEIWAMDYDGANQHPVTHLGTVSISPRISPDNSRLAFSSLGKHGFQIRMYSLLLNRMVNFPESGGTNISPAWSPDGKDVAYSSSRTGDPEIWISDANGSLARRITSFRGPDVSPVYNPKTSAQIAWVSGRTGLPQIYIMDTDGSAIQRMTDGGYASSPSWSPNGQFLAFAWNRKYGPGAPGGQDIYVMEVATKRWIQLTHDQGPCDFPSWSPDGRHIVYASAANGRTAQNKIWTMLADGTQKHELTGAGGDMPNWSWK, encoded by the coding sequence ATGCTTACCCCAGACCGCACATCCAACCGTCGCTCCGTGCGCCTGCCCATCTGGCTGGCAGCCATGTCCGTCCTTCTGCTCAGCGTCTCCGCGCTCCATGCACAGGACTGGTTCAAGACCGAGACCTCCAGCGGCGCCTCCAGCATCCGCATCGCTGTCGCCGATTTCAAGCCGCTCTCAACCGACCCGCAGACCTCTCCGTTCAAGCACACCTTCGATACGACCCTCTACAACGATCTTGCCAACGCGGGCATCTTCGACGTCGTCTCCAAGAGTCTTCAGCCGCAGTCCACGCCCGGCGCACCAGCCGAGATCAGCCTCGCGCAGTGGTCCGCTGCTCCCTCTTCAGCGGCCATGGTCGCCTTCGGAGGCTTCAGCGTTCAGAACGGCAGAATCATCTGCAACGGCTATCTCTTCGACGCCAAGAACACGCAGTATCCCCAGGTGCTCGCCAAGCAGTACAACGAAGCAGCCTCTGAAGACTCCGCCCGTCAGGTAGCCCACCGCTTCGCCGACGAGATCATCTTCCGCCTCGGCGGAGGCACCCCCGGCATCGCCGAAACCAAGATCTACTACGTCAAGATTGGCGGCGGCAACAAAGAGATCTGGGCAATGGACTACGACGGAGCCAACCAGCACCCCGTCACCCATCTCGGCACCGTCTCCATCTCGCCGCGCATCTCGCCCGACAACTCCCGCCTTGCCTTCTCTTCGCTGGGCAAGCACGGCTTCCAGATTCGCATGTACTCGCTCCTGCTCAACCGGATGGTCAACTTCCCCGAGTCAGGCGGCACCAACATCTCACCAGCATGGTCTCCTGATGGCAAAGACGTTGCCTACTCCTCTTCCCGTACTGGAGACCCTGAGATATGGATCTCGGACGCCAACGGCAGCCTCGCGCGGCGCATCACCAGCTTCCGCGGTCCGGATGTCTCGCCCGTCTACAACCCGAAGACCAGTGCCCAGATCGCCTGGGTCAGCGGCCGTACCGGCCTGCCGCAGATCTACATCATGGACACGGATGGCTCTGCCATTCAGCGCATGACCGACGGCGGCTACGCCTCTTCGCCCTCATGGTCACCCAACGGCCAGTTCCTCGCCTTCGCCTGGAACCGTAAATATGGCCCTGGCGCACCCGGCGGACAGGACATCTACGTGATGGAAGTCGCCACCAAGCGCTGGATTCAGCTCACCCACGATCAAGGCCCATGTGACTTCCCCTCCTGGTCGCCCGACGGCAGGCACATCGTCTACGCCAGCGCCGCCAACGGCAGAACGGCTCAGAACAAGATCTGGACCATGCTCGCCGACGGCACCCAGAAGCATGAGCTCACCGGCGCCGGTGGAGACATGCCAAACTGGAGCTGGAAATAA
- a CDS encoding MotA/TolQ/ExbB proton channel family protein produces the protein MLWTFALALLQEDVSNPAPIASNGSALVEMVHNSGPVAFTVLVILLIASVFSWAIMLSKWSSFRRAQMQGQRFVRAFRKSSRLSEIASVAEQFKPSPLVPVFVEIHDEYQRQNGGRGMPRNPVALERAAQTASSEALTAMESRMTWLATIAAIAPFIGLFGTVMGIIDAFHGLGTAGAATLRAVAPGISEALITTAAGLIVAIPAVVGYNQLTARLREFASRMDDFGRELLNAIENSALATPPAQPQQPEEPRRRAF, from the coding sequence ATGCTCTGGACCTTCGCCCTTGCTCTCCTCCAGGAAGACGTCTCTAACCCGGCTCCCATAGCCTCCAACGGCAGCGCGCTGGTAGAGATGGTTCACAACAGCGGCCCGGTCGCCTTCACGGTGCTGGTCATCCTGCTCATTGCCAGCGTCTTCTCCTGGGCAATCATGCTCTCCAAGTGGTCAAGCTTCCGCCGCGCCCAGATGCAGGGCCAGCGCTTCGTCCGTGCCTTCCGCAAATCCAGTCGCCTCAGCGAGATCGCCTCTGTCGCCGAGCAGTTCAAGCCCAGCCCGCTCGTCCCGGTCTTCGTCGAGATTCACGACGAGTATCAGCGCCAGAACGGCGGACGCGGCATGCCACGTAATCCGGTCGCCCTCGAACGCGCCGCGCAGACCGCCTCCAGCGAAGCCCTCACCGCGATGGAGAGTCGCATGACCTGGCTCGCCACCATCGCCGCCATCGCTCCCTTCATCGGCCTCTTCGGCACCGTCATGGGCATCATCGACGCCTTCCACGGCCTCGGCACCGCAGGCGCAGCCACCCTGCGCGCGGTCGCACCCGGCATCTCCGAAGCACTCATCACCACCGCAGCGGGCCTTATCGTCGCCATCCCCGCCGTCGTCGGCTACAACCAGCTCACCGCTCGCCTGCGCGAGTTCGCCTCACGTATGGACGACTTCGGCCGCGAGCTTCTCAACGCCATCGAGAACTCTGCTCTGGCCACACCGCCCGCACAACCTCAGCAACCCGAAGAGCCACGCCGGAGGGCCTTCTAG
- a CDS encoding biopolymer transporter ExbD, whose translation MAFSAKGRTQTALAEINITPLVDVVLVLLLIFMLTAPVLQSGVIVAIPKTRAVNQLTEERMVVTIDKDQNVFLQDKPVNVNDLPNLLRTVGSAPTAKRIIYLRADERVPFGAFASVMDAVKQAGITDISIVTQPIQSK comes from the coding sequence ATGGCCTTCTCCGCCAAAGGTCGCACGCAGACGGCGCTCGCCGAGATCAACATCACGCCGTTGGTCGACGTCGTGCTCGTTCTGCTCCTCATCTTCATGCTGACTGCGCCCGTACTTCAGTCCGGCGTCATCGTGGCCATTCCCAAGACGCGTGCAGTCAATCAACTCACCGAAGAGCGCATGGTCGTGACCATCGACAAAGACCAGAACGTCTTTCTGCAGGACAAGCCGGTCAACGTCAACGACCTGCCTAATCTGCTGCGAACCGTTGGCTCTGCTCCCACTGCGAAGCGCATTATCTACCTGCGCGCCGACGAGCGCGTACCCTTCGGCGCCTTCGCCTCTGTGATGGATGCGGTCAAGCAGGCCGGCATCACCGACATCAGCATCGTCACCCAGCCGATCCAATCGAAGTGA
- the recN gene encoding DNA repair protein RecN, which yields MLLELRAENYAVIDRAVANFGLGLNLLTGETGAGKSILIDALALLLGGKASSDVVRHGADKAVVGCVFEMTPGAMVILEANGIDAEADHILLRREIAANGKGRVFVNNQPATVGVLRQLAPELALVHSQGETLGSFDQTQQRILLDRFGAISTDAVAEAFAVWRATTDKLDELQSAEQDRLRMADLWRFQSKEIDQAGLSAEDEDVQLEAEKRVLGNAEKLYAAAMGAHELLYESENSAEAALGSALKHLEELARYDARFQEPAQQLAAAKAAVEDVDAGVRDFADNIHAAPGRLEEIEDRLAALDRLKRKYGRTLAEVIAFGAEAARQLSEVENRDALLLELKAKELQDAAAYQAAAKQLSGSRAEAAKKLEKLAEAQINDLAMSTKFKIQVTMDQASSAWTAHGWDQVECLIATNAGEPLKPLHEIASGGEMSRVMLALKVTVEEGTAGARKKKAPLPRTLVFDEIDIGIGGRAAEAVGKKLKTLSKGQQVLCITHLPQIAAFGDQHFLIEKTEKRGRMQTDVRRMEDAERTQEIARMLSGAKLTETSLKHAEHLLQSSR from the coding sequence ATGCTGCTGGAATTGCGCGCGGAAAACTATGCTGTGATCGACCGTGCGGTCGCTAACTTCGGGCTGGGATTGAACCTGCTGACCGGAGAGACCGGAGCGGGTAAATCGATTTTGATCGATGCGCTGGCGCTGCTGTTGGGCGGCAAAGCGTCTTCCGATGTAGTGCGGCACGGGGCCGACAAGGCTGTCGTGGGATGTGTCTTCGAGATGACTCCCGGCGCGATGGTAATTCTTGAAGCGAACGGGATCGATGCCGAGGCTGACCATATATTGCTGCGACGCGAGATTGCGGCGAATGGTAAGGGGCGGGTGTTCGTCAATAATCAGCCCGCGACGGTAGGGGTGTTGCGGCAGCTTGCGCCGGAGCTGGCGCTGGTGCACTCGCAGGGAGAGACGCTGGGATCGTTCGACCAGACGCAGCAGAGGATTTTGCTCGACAGGTTTGGCGCTATCTCGACGGATGCTGTGGCTGAGGCGTTTGCGGTGTGGCGAGCCACGACGGACAAGCTGGATGAGCTGCAATCGGCGGAGCAGGATCGTCTGCGGATGGCTGACCTGTGGAGATTTCAGAGCAAGGAGATTGATCAGGCAGGGCTGTCGGCAGAGGACGAGGACGTTCAGTTAGAGGCGGAGAAACGGGTGCTGGGGAACGCCGAAAAACTTTATGCAGCGGCCATGGGTGCTCATGAACTGCTGTATGAGTCGGAGAATTCGGCTGAGGCGGCGCTGGGCTCGGCGTTGAAGCATCTTGAGGAGCTGGCGCGGTACGACGCGCGGTTTCAGGAGCCTGCGCAGCAGTTGGCAGCGGCGAAGGCTGCCGTTGAAGATGTGGACGCAGGAGTGCGCGATTTTGCTGACAACATTCATGCCGCGCCGGGACGGCTGGAGGAGATTGAAGATCGGCTTGCAGCTCTCGATCGGTTGAAGCGCAAGTACGGGCGGACGCTGGCGGAGGTCATCGCCTTTGGCGCAGAGGCGGCACGACAATTAAGCGAGGTGGAGAACAGAGACGCTCTGCTGTTGGAGCTGAAGGCGAAGGAGTTGCAGGATGCTGCGGCTTATCAGGCAGCGGCGAAGCAGCTTTCTGGGAGCAGGGCAGAGGCGGCGAAAAAGTTGGAGAAGCTGGCTGAGGCTCAGATCAACGACTTGGCGATGAGCACGAAGTTCAAGATTCAGGTGACAATGGACCAGGCTTCGAGCGCTTGGACGGCGCATGGATGGGACCAGGTGGAGTGCCTGATTGCCACCAATGCGGGCGAGCCGTTAAAGCCGCTGCATGAGATTGCCTCGGGCGGCGAGATGTCGCGTGTCATGCTGGCGTTGAAGGTGACAGTGGAAGAGGGAACTGCTGGTGCGCGGAAGAAAAAAGCGCCGCTGCCACGCACGCTGGTCTTTGACGAGATTGATATTGGTATCGGCGGACGGGCTGCCGAGGCGGTGGGGAAGAAGTTGAAGACTCTATCGAAGGGCCAGCAGGTCTTATGCATTACGCATCTTCCGCAGATTGCGGCATTTGGCGACCAACATTTTCTGATTGAGAAGACAGAGAAGCGGGGGCGGATGCAGACGGATGTTCGGCGTATGGAA
- a CDS encoding TonB family protein, translating into MKPSEDRVIATQLQYSRDTSTDDKLGGNLVGSLVLHALVVAVILGWAYIFRAHTPPWGENTANAGAIQATMVASIPLPPKQRDLDTGVLTSETPSPAPVIAKEKTAPPPDLKAIPIPTKVVKPPKVAPKETPQPPKHVQPVQPQPKKATTGDTGGIRIPEATMQLKNGSASMSVQDRNFGARFAYYVNIVNRTVAQNWFTQEADPVASNGKSVTIVFDINHEGVPSNARVETRSGSPSLDTSALRALQRVEGFGPLPQGDHITVEYTFNYRRQ; encoded by the coding sequence GTGAAGCCAAGTGAGGACCGGGTCATAGCTACTCAGCTCCAATACAGCCGCGACACCAGCACCGATGACAAGCTCGGCGGCAACCTCGTCGGCTCGCTCGTCCTGCACGCGCTCGTCGTCGCAGTCATCCTCGGCTGGGCGTATATCTTTCGTGCGCACACGCCGCCATGGGGTGAAAACACAGCCAATGCCGGAGCCATTCAGGCCACCATGGTCGCGTCCATTCCCCTTCCACCCAAGCAGCGCGATCTCGACACAGGTGTACTCACCTCTGAGACGCCAAGCCCTGCTCCCGTCATCGCGAAGGAAAAGACCGCGCCCCCCCCAGACTTGAAAGCTATTCCCATCCCCACCAAGGTTGTGAAGCCGCCAAAAGTCGCGCCCAAAGAAACCCCACAGCCACCCAAACATGTTCAACCTGTGCAGCCTCAGCCTAAAAAGGCCACCACAGGCGACACCGGCGGTATCCGCATTCCTGAAGCGACCATGCAACTCAAAAATGGCTCCGCCAGCATGAGCGTGCAGGATCGTAACTTCGGAGCGCGCTTCGCCTACTACGTCAACATCGTCAATCGCACCGTCGCACAGAACTGGTTCACCCAAGAGGCTGACCCCGTCGCCTCCAACGGCAAAAGCGTCACCATCGTCTTCGACATCAATCACGAGGGAGTTCCCTCCAACGCCCGTGTCGAGACCCGCAGCGGTTCTCCCTCGCTCGACACCTCCGCCCTTCGCGCCCTGCAGCGAGTCGAAGGCTTCGGCCCCCTGCCTCAGGGCGACCATATAACTGTTGAGTACACATTCAATTACCGCAGGCAGTAA
- a CDS encoding SDR family NAD(P)-dependent oxidoreductase yields MSTAPIYATYPSLVDQVVLITGGASGIGAATVEQFALQGARVAFLDVADKPALALIEDLTPRCKRAPLYHHCDLTNIESLQAAIATITEQLGTPRVLINNAANDDRHRFEDVTAASWDTGMAANLRHQFFAAQAVAPNMKAAGGGSIINMSSISWMIPTQHLSVYVTAKAAIVGMTRSMAKDLGPANIRVNAVLPGAILTEKQQRLYMSPEYEQELFKVQFLKRHILPDEVSRLLLFLAADDSSAITSQNYIIDAGWM; encoded by the coding sequence ATGAGCACAGCGCCGATCTACGCCACCTACCCCAGCCTTGTCGATCAGGTCGTCCTCATCACCGGCGGAGCCTCAGGCATCGGAGCCGCCACCGTCGAGCAGTTCGCTCTCCAGGGCGCCCGCGTAGCCTTTCTCGACGTAGCCGACAAACCAGCTCTCGCATTGATCGAAGACCTCACCCCACGCTGCAAGCGCGCTCCCCTCTACCATCACTGCGACCTGACCAACATCGAAAGCCTCCAAGCCGCGATAGCCACCATCACCGAGCAGCTAGGCACACCACGCGTCCTCATCAACAACGCGGCCAACGATGACCGCCATCGCTTCGAAGACGTCACCGCTGCCTCATGGGACACCGGAATGGCTGCCAACCTTCGCCACCAATTCTTTGCCGCACAGGCCGTCGCTCCAAACATGAAGGCCGCAGGCGGCGGCTCCATCATCAACATGAGTTCCATCTCGTGGATGATTCCCACGCAACACCTCTCCGTCTACGTCACCGCCAAAGCCGCAATCGTGGGCATGACCCGTTCCATGGCCAAAGACCTCGGCCCCGCCAACATCCGCGTTAACGCTGTCCTCCCCGGAGCCATCCTCACCGAAAAACAACAGCGCCTCTACATGTCTCCCGAGTACGAACAGGAGCTCTTCAAAGTGCAATTCCTGAAGCGCCACATCCTCCCCGACGAAGTCTCGCGCCTGCTGCTCTTCCTCGCCGCAGACGACAGCTCCGCCATCACCAGCCAGAACTACATCATCGACGCCGGCTGGATGTAG
- a CDS encoding tetratricopeptide repeat protein has product MANQKNKLSSANKSIRLASVAILGTVMVFTTPAFAANRDMIQLQTQVQQLQDAVARLQQTNDERMGVMKDLVQQSADAVNKMSSNMDDLKKQMLEQQNAQGTKIDQVSGQIQSMNDSLDEVKARIGNLEKLLQNIQNQQQSINANMQNAQPAAGGGIPDNTAAPANAPSDAAALPAPNTGADGKPLAGTPLPADNGAPASPPADELYKTALGDYMSAKYSLASSEFGDVTKNYPDNPLSGNAFYYLGEIDYRAGHYVEAIKSYDKVISQYPASNKVPVSRLHKGNALIASKQTADGVRELRDLIQRFPNSPEAMQARSKLSGMGVPVKPHH; this is encoded by the coding sequence ATGGCCAACCAAAAGAACAAGCTCTCCTCCGCCAACAAATCGATCCGCCTCGCCTCGGTCGCGATTCTCGGCACCGTGATGGTCTTCACCACGCCCGCCTTCGCTGCGAACCGCGACATGATCCAGCTTCAGACCCAGGTCCAGCAGTTGCAGGATGCCGTCGCCCGTCTCCAGCAGACCAACGACGAGCGCATGGGCGTCATGAAGGACCTCGTTCAGCAGAGCGCCGACGCCGTCAACAAGATGTCGTCCAACATGGATGATCTGAAGAAGCAAATGCTGGAACAGCAGAATGCGCAAGGCACCAAGATCGACCAGGTCTCCGGCCAGATCCAGTCCATGAACGACTCCCTTGACGAGGTCAAGGCGCGCATCGGCAATCTCGAAAAGCTACTTCAGAACATCCAGAACCAGCAGCAATCGATCAATGCCAACATGCAGAACGCGCAGCCTGCTGCCGGTGGCGGTATCCCGGATAACACCGCCGCTCCTGCCAACGCACCATCCGATGCTGCTGCATTGCCTGCCCCGAATACTGGAGCTGATGGCAAGCCTCTTGCAGGCACACCGCTACCAGCCGACAACGGCGCTCCAGCATCTCCTCCCGCCGACGAGCTCTACAAGACCGCTCTCGGCGACTATATGTCTGCCAAGTATTCACTGGCTTCCTCAGAGTTCGGAGACGTCACCAAGAACTATCCCGACAACCCTCTCTCCGGAAACGCCTTCTACTACCTTGGCGAGATCGACTATCGCGCCGGACACTATGTCGAAGCCATCAAGAGCTACGACAAGGTGATCAGCCAGTACCCCGCCAGCAACAAGGTTCCGGTATCGCGTCTGCACAAGGGCAACGCACTGATTGCCTCCAAGCAGACGGCAGACGGCGTCCGCGAGCTTCGTGACCTCATCCAGCGCTTCCCCAACTCTCCCGAGGCGATGCAGGCACGCAGCAAGCTGAGCGGCATGGGAGTTCCTGTAAAACCGCACCACTAA
- a CDS encoding Gfo/Idh/MocA family protein, translating to MDFEKAMRETVAPRPKMARPIVLIGAGGIAHDAHLPAYKKAGFSVVAVVDRDREKAGALAKKFEIPFVAGTIAEAVAYAPKDAVFDCAVPAPSQTAVLPQLPDGAAVLLQKPMGETLAEATEILKICRSKGLTAAVNFQLRWAPNMLAARALYDAGALGAVHDMEVSVSCHMPWELWSFLKTAPRLEILYHSIHYVDLVRSWFGNPLGVYAKTVRSPRTAELAATKSVITFDYGDDKRVFIAANHSHDFDPKMQRSFVQWEGMEGAMRARMGVNLNYPVGLPDNLEYIVRGDAGWSEGPVSGNWFPDAFMGSMGSLQAYVQGEATTLPTSVEDAIDTMRTVEAAYISSARGGVELPRLALE from the coding sequence ATGGATTTCGAGAAGGCGATGCGGGAGACTGTGGCTCCAAGGCCAAAGATGGCGCGGCCGATTGTGCTGATAGGCGCGGGTGGGATTGCGCATGATGCTCACCTTCCGGCTTATAAGAAGGCTGGGTTTTCTGTGGTCGCGGTGGTGGATAGGGACCGTGAAAAGGCGGGGGCGCTGGCGAAGAAATTTGAGATTCCGTTTGTGGCTGGGACGATTGCAGAGGCAGTGGCGTATGCGCCAAAGGATGCGGTATTCGATTGTGCAGTTCCGGCTCCATCGCAGACGGCAGTGCTGCCGCAGTTGCCGGATGGCGCGGCGGTGCTGCTGCAGAAGCCGATGGGAGAGACGCTGGCCGAGGCTACGGAAATTTTGAAGATCTGCCGGAGCAAGGGGCTGACGGCGGCGGTGAACTTTCAGTTGCGGTGGGCTCCGAATATGCTGGCGGCGCGTGCGCTATACGATGCTGGTGCGTTGGGTGCGGTGCACGATATGGAAGTTTCAGTGAGCTGCCATATGCCGTGGGAGCTTTGGAGCTTTTTGAAGACAGCGCCACGGCTGGAGATTCTTTACCACTCGATCCACTATGTCGACCTGGTGCGGAGCTGGTTTGGAAATCCGCTGGGCGTGTATGCGAAGACGGTGAGGAGTCCGCGGACGGCCGAGCTTGCGGCGACGAAGAGCGTGATTACGTTCGACTATGGCGATGACAAGCGCGTGTTCATCGCGGCGAACCATAGCCACGACTTCGACCCGAAGATGCAGCGGAGCTTTGTGCAGTGGGAGGGCATGGAGGGTGCGATGCGGGCTCGGATGGGAGTGAATCTGAACTATCCGGTGGGGCTGCCGGATAATCTCGAGTACATCGTTCGCGGCGATGCCGGATGGAGCGAGGGCCCGGTGAGCGGGAACTGGTTTCCCGATGCGTTCATGGGATCGATGGGATCGTTGCAGGCTTATGTTCAGGGAGAAGCGACGACGCTTCCTACGAGCGTGGAGGATGCGATCGACACGATGCGGACTGTGGAGGCGGCGTATATTTCGAGCGCGCGTGGCGGGGTGGAGTTGCCGAGGCTTGCGCTGGAGTAG
- a CDS encoding OmpA family protein translates to MNVTRTKINRAIVLAATVIALGAVTGCHKKNSGVNPNSLGPGPAETGAAPTATITADPTAIDLGQSVVLNWRTENASSVTIDGIGPVNANGTQTVSPSTSTNFHLTAKGDGGTTEANVRVTVRVPEAPTVPANENGDMGSDEVFHQNVKDVFFDYDSYDLRPDAQSSISQAASYLAAHPAIKVVIGGYCDDRGSAEYNLALGENRTNSARTALVNAGVAASRLRVISYGKEKQFCTDENESCWQQNRRGQFSLDR, encoded by the coding sequence ATGAACGTAACGCGAACCAAAATCAACCGGGCCATTGTGCTGGCCGCTACCGTAATCGCATTGGGAGCCGTCACCGGTTGCCACAAAAAAAATAGCGGCGTCAACCCGAACAGCCTCGGGCCTGGGCCTGCGGAGACCGGAGCAGCACCGACGGCCACCATCACTGCCGACCCCACGGCCATCGACCTCGGCCAGTCTGTCGTCCTCAACTGGCGCACCGAAAATGCCAGCAGCGTCACCATCGACGGCATCGGCCCGGTGAATGCCAACGGCACCCAGACTGTATCTCCTTCCACCTCGACCAACTTCCATCTCACTGCAAAGGGTGATGGCGGCACCACGGAGGCCAATGTTCGCGTTACGGTTCGTGTGCCTGAAGCTCCCACCGTTCCAGCCAACGAGAACGGCGACATGGGCAGCGACGAGGTCTTCCACCAGAACGTCAAGGACGTCTTCTTCGACTACGACAGCTACGATCTCCGTCCCGATGCTCAGTCCTCCATCTCACAGGCTGCCAGCTATCTAGCAGCGCACCCCGCCATCAAGGTCGTCATCGGTGGTTACTGCGATGACCGTGGATCGGCCGAGTACAACCTCGCGCTTGGCGAGAACCGCACCAACTCTGCCCGCACCGCGCTGGTCAATGCCGGAGTCGCCGCAAGCCGTCTCCGCGTCATCAGCTACGGCAAGGAGAAGCAGTTCTGCACCGACGAGAACGAGAGCTGCTGGCAGCAAAACCGCCGTGGGCAGTTCTCCCTCGACCGCTAG
- a CDS encoding glucose 1-dehydrogenase — MSNISNALDLFRLDNKVALITGAASGLGAAIATALSQAGATVAVHGNRRPADDTAAAINAAGGRAEAFQADLSSTTGAETLFHQVKQKLSRVDILINNAGTIHRNAAEDTLLEDWQQVVQVNLTSVFQLSQLAARDMISRNAPGKIVNIASLLSFQGGIRVPAYAASKGGVAQLTKALANEWAPKGIQVNAIAPGYFATTNTEALQADETRNRQILERIPAARWGQPQDLAGAALFLSSSASDYVTGTIITVDGGWMGR; from the coding sequence ATGTCAAATATTTCAAACGCACTCGACCTCTTCCGCCTCGACAACAAAGTAGCCCTCATCACCGGGGCCGCCAGCGGTCTTGGCGCAGCCATCGCGACCGCTCTCTCGCAGGCCGGAGCCACCGTAGCTGTCCACGGCAACCGCCGCCCAGCCGACGATACCGCCGCCGCCATCAACGCCGCCGGTGGCCGTGCCGAAGCCTTTCAGGCCGACCTCTCCAGCACCACAGGAGCAGAGACGCTCTTCCATCAGGTCAAGCAGAAACTGAGCCGCGTCGACATCCTCATCAACAACGCCGGAACCATCCACCGCAACGCCGCCGAAGATACCCTGCTCGAAGACTGGCAGCAGGTCGTACAGGTTAACCTCACCAGCGTCTTCCAGCTCTCGCAGCTCGCCGCGCGCGACATGATCTCCCGCAACGCGCCCGGCAAGATCGTTAACATCGCCTCCCTGCTCAGCTTTCAAGGCGGCATTCGTGTCCCCGCCTACGCAGCCAGCAAAGGTGGAGTGGCACAGCTCACCAAGGCCCTCGCCAACGAATGGGCACCTAAAGGAATCCAGGTCAACGCCATCGCTCCCGGCTACTTCGCCACCACCAACACCGAAGCCCTGCAAGCCGACGAGACCCGCAACCGCCAGATCCTCGAACGCATTCCCGCAGCCCGCTGGGGACAGCCGCAAGACCTCGCCGGAGCCGCTCTCTTCCTCAGCTCCAGCGCCAGCGACTACGTCACCGGAACCATCATCACAGTAGACGGCGGTTGGATGGGCCGCTAA